The genome window TGGACATCGTGCACGCAATCCAAGCCAAAAAATACAAAGTCGGTATCAAAGAATGAAAAAGCTAGCTCTAGCGCTGGCGCTTTGCGCGGCGGCATTTGCGGACAAGACTTTGGTTTACGAGATCCCCAATATGGCCTGCGTGAGCTGCTACGAGGTCATCACGCAGACGCTAAATACGCTTAACGGCGTGAAGAAATTCGAGGTAAATTTGGAGGCTAAAACGGCCGACATCGTCGTCCAGGACGATTTTGCGGAAAATACGGTCGTAGAGGCGCTCAAAAAACAAGGCTATCAGGCGATTTTAAAATCCGCTAAATAGCATTCATCGGTCGTATCTGAGGCTAAATTTACGATTTTGATCTCGGATACGGCTTTTTGAAAACGTAAAATTTATCTGCGAATTTTATACGATACCCTCTTTAAAACATTGCATCGCTTCAATGGGGTAAATTTTAG of Campylobacter showae contains these proteins:
- a CDS encoding heavy-metal-associated domain-containing protein, whose product is MKKLALALALCAAAFADKTLVYEIPNMACVSCYEVITQTLNTLNGVKKFEVNLEAKTADIVVQDDFAENTVVEALKKQGYQAILKSAK